A single window of Pontiella agarivorans DNA harbors:
- a CDS encoding DEAD/DEAH box helicase: MSLLKKIASVFGKKDEPTGNKAKKQQETSSNAKQKKKQPEPGTVEWRPGQKPVKGKGEGGEGGKAPRKRKNQGPKGGPKGGKPQGQKKPRPQKKEIPPFEMSDEERARMKEFRPEEDDRRIAYEKRLKQRWAEKHGGRPERPPRKKREPRGDGERKPRREEGERKPRERKPREDRQAATAATERKPVKEVPWDPASFNVEPAEGKIRFQDLDLHPKLMQSIHALGWEYATPIQGEILPGTLKGKDMAGRAQTGTGKTAAFLISIINHCLNNPLEKHSAASPRALIIAPTRELAMQIGEDSAGLNRFTGLRTVVLYGGMDYNKQQRDLEDGLVDIVVATPGRLLDFENKNVVSIRHAEIMVIDEADRMLDMGFIPDVRRIIYKTPPKEKRQTVLFSATLSDDVMRLAAAWMVDPERIDIEPEQVAVDTVEQKVFIVTDDQKFTLLYNIIKNDNPDRIIIFTNRRDQAERLSEDLDRYGHKCEMLSGAVTQKKRMRILEDFKAGKVKVLVATDVAGRGIHVDGLSHVVNFNIPENPDDYVHRIGRTGRAGSTGQSITFACEMESFELPKIEELLGMDLPCKMPSEALLAELPAAPPRKPRARRPQQGGQRGGRRPQGGHHRPGQKRSGGGSGHRVPRD; this comes from the coding sequence TTGAGCTTACTCAAAAAAATCGCTTCCGTGTTCGGTAAGAAAGACGAACCGACCGGGAATAAAGCAAAGAAACAGCAGGAAACATCGTCTAACGCTAAACAGAAGAAAAAACAGCCTGAACCCGGTACCGTTGAATGGCGTCCCGGTCAGAAGCCCGTAAAAGGAAAAGGCGAGGGCGGTGAGGGAGGTAAGGCCCCGCGCAAACGCAAGAACCAGGGCCCCAAGGGTGGACCGAAAGGCGGCAAACCGCAGGGGCAGAAAAAACCGCGTCCGCAGAAAAAAGAAATTCCTCCGTTCGAGATGTCGGACGAGGAAAGGGCGCGGATGAAGGAATTTCGTCCGGAAGAGGATGACCGCCGGATTGCGTACGAAAAACGGCTGAAACAACGCTGGGCTGAAAAGCACGGAGGAAGGCCGGAGCGTCCGCCGCGTAAAAAACGCGAGCCGCGCGGTGATGGAGAAAGAAAACCGCGTCGCGAAGAGGGTGAACGGAAGCCGCGTGAGCGTAAACCGCGCGAAGATCGCCAGGCGGCAACTGCTGCCACCGAGCGCAAACCAGTGAAAGAAGTGCCTTGGGATCCGGCAAGTTTTAATGTTGAACCGGCTGAAGGGAAAATCCGTTTCCAGGATCTGGATCTGCATCCGAAACTGATGCAGAGCATTCATGCACTGGGCTGGGAATATGCGACACCGATTCAGGGTGAGATTCTGCCGGGCACGCTGAAAGGCAAAGATATGGCCGGCCGGGCACAGACCGGTACCGGTAAAACAGCCGCGTTCCTGATTTCGATCATCAACCACTGCCTGAACAATCCGCTCGAAAAGCACAGTGCGGCGAGTCCGCGTGCATTGATTATTGCGCCGACCCGGGAGCTGGCGATGCAGATCGGTGAAGATTCTGCAGGCCTGAACCGGTTTACCGGCCTGCGCACCGTCGTACTCTACGGCGGGATGGATTACAATAAACAGCAGCGCGACCTCGAAGACGGCCTCGTTGATATTGTGGTGGCTACGCCGGGCCGACTGCTCGATTTCGAGAACAAAAATGTGGTTAGTATCCGCCATGCGGAAATTATGGTGATTGATGAAGCCGACCGAATGCTCGACATGGGCTTTATTCCGGACGTGCGCCGGATTATCTATAAGACTCCGCCAAAAGAGAAGCGCCAGACCGTGCTGTTCAGCGCAACCCTTTCTGACGACGTCATGCGCCTGGCTGCTGCCTGGATGGTGGACCCGGAGCGGATTGATATTGAGCCGGAGCAGGTGGCTGTTGATACCGTGGAGCAAAAGGTCTTTATTGTAACTGATGATCAGAAATTCACACTGCTCTACAATATTATCAAGAATGATAATCCTGACCGGATCATTATCTTCACCAATCGCCGTGATCAGGCTGAGCGTCTTTCCGAGGATCTCGACCGCTACGGACACAAATGCGAAATGCTCTCCGGTGCCGTAACCCAGAAAAAGCGGATGCGCATTCTGGAAGATTTCAAGGCCGGAAAAGTCAAAGTACTGGTGGCTACCGATGTTGCGGGCCGCGGGATCCACGTTGACGGTTTGAGCCATGTGGTGAACTTCAATATTCCGGAGAATCCGGACGACTATGTGCATCGTATCGGCCGTACCGGCCGCGCCGGTTCCACCGGTCAGTCGATCACGTTCGCCTGTGAAATGGAATCATTTGAGCTGCCGAAGATTGAGGAACTGCTGGGCATGGATCTGCCGTGCAAAATGCCTTCTGAGGCACTGCTGGCAGAGCTTCCGGCCGCACCGCCGCGCAAGCCGCGGGCGCGCCGCCCGCAGCAGGGTGGGCAGCGTGGAGGCCGTCGGCCGCAGGGGGGACATCACCGGCCCGGCCAGAAGCGTTCAGGCGGCGGGAGCGGACATCGGGTGCCGCGCGATTAA
- a CDS encoding DUF2760 domain-containing protein, with the protein MNKLGLAFKAFFSTLKSGAPAMAAEKQETPAAKPPRSEALTLLAALQREARLVDFLMEPLDGYSDQQVAAAVRDIQADSRKVLERVFALQPLRTEDEGTKITVPAGFDAAAIKLTGNVSGEAPYSGELMHPGWTASKLDLPVWQGSDDAARIIAPAEIEL; encoded by the coding sequence ATGAACAAACTGGGACTGGCCTTCAAAGCCTTTTTCTCAACCCTGAAATCCGGTGCGCCTGCAATGGCAGCCGAAAAACAGGAAACTCCCGCCGCCAAGCCGCCGCGCAGCGAAGCCCTTACATTACTGGCCGCTCTGCAGCGCGAAGCGCGGCTCGTTGACTTTCTGATGGAGCCGCTCGACGGCTATTCCGACCAGCAGGTCGCGGCCGCCGTGCGCGATATTCAGGCCGACAGCCGCAAAGTGCTGGAACGCGTCTTTGCGCTCCAGCCGCTGCGCACCGAAGACGAAGGCACAAAGATCACGGTCCCCGCCGGATTCGATGCCGCGGCCATCAAACTGACCGGCAACGTTTCCGGCGAAGCCCCCTATTCCGGGGAACTGATGCATCCGGGCTGGACCGCCTCCAAACTCGACCTGCCCGTCTGGCAGGGCTCCGACGATGCCGCCAGAATCATCGCTCCCGCCGAAATCGAACTCTAA
- a CDS encoding Hsp70 family protein, protein MNPDIEARYVVGIDLGTTNSAVAYIDMQQKNFAVAPFAVPQLVAPGTVEARESLPSFHYEPAQGEFEAEATALPWSSHAPVVGILAREHGAAVPGRLAVSAKSWLSHSGVDRKAELLPWHGAPDVNKLSPGEASRRYLEHIRRAWDHAHPEAPLAEQDLVLTVPASFDEVARELTVDAARAAGLPRLCLLEEPQAAFYAWMRKHRKTSGMEAGQSILVCDIGGGTTDLTLIETEASKDAPLTYRRVAVGEHLLLGGDNLDLALAYHVEKKLGGSKLAPAVWSILVRRCQQAKEALLGADAPENYTIQLPARGRSVVGDSRQVELERDEVAQLLIDGFLPEVAAGDRPDVRQSGFQEFGLPYAPDAGITRYLTAFLAEHGNVRPDYILFNGGFFESAGLRRRLLDVLEKALDWKPQVLQADRLNLAVACGAAEYGRIRRGQGTRITGGLARTYYLGVGQDRGEPSAICLLPAGLEEGETVPLTDRTFRLYIRQPVEFSLFTSGTRTTDRPGDLLPIDEETMRPMPSIKTVINSGKKKTADQVNVQLLAKLTAIGTIEVWLEEQGGNRSWQLQFDARAATQTDRAVEEDTANRAGVMDESMAASSIGVIRAMLHAGQKEASKGLFKKLEENTGLDRSEWPPALLRRWLEETLLLGDCRKAAPELEARWLNLAGYALRPGYGFAADDWRVANVWRIKQAGVEHLRNEMCRAEWWILWRRIAGGLTENQQLELANPLIKQWNSRIRNPGVKKTGKPTGFQFGDHESAEVWRLLGSLERLQVARKEQLGELLLIWLERKGTRISNGAAVWALGRIGARVPSYGPLNTVVPADTAEQWAERLMQLNGSTKECAFALMHLARKTDDRYRDLSDDARRKALQWMQTNQVPNRLQKLVETGGLLDSEEQDRAFGEALPPGLHLAG, encoded by the coding sequence ATGAATCCCGACATAGAAGCCCGGTATGTCGTAGGGATCGATTTGGGAACCACCAATTCGGCCGTCGCTTATATCGACATGCAGCAGAAAAACTTTGCCGTCGCCCCCTTTGCGGTACCGCAACTGGTGGCGCCGGGAACGGTTGAAGCACGCGAATCGCTGCCGTCATTTCACTACGAACCGGCCCAGGGCGAATTCGAAGCCGAAGCCACAGCGCTGCCGTGGAGCAGCCATGCGCCCGTGGTCGGCATACTGGCGCGCGAGCATGGTGCCGCCGTCCCCGGCCGTCTGGCCGTTTCCGCCAAATCGTGGCTGAGCCACAGCGGCGTTGACCGCAAAGCCGAATTGCTGCCGTGGCACGGCGCACCGGACGTAAACAAACTGTCCCCCGGCGAAGCGAGTCGGCGCTACCTCGAACACATCCGCCGTGCATGGGATCATGCCCACCCGGAAGCCCCGCTGGCGGAACAGGATCTGGTGCTGACCGTACCGGCCTCGTTCGACGAAGTGGCGCGCGAACTGACCGTCGATGCCGCCCGCGCAGCAGGACTTCCGCGCCTTTGCCTGCTCGAAGAACCGCAGGCCGCATTTTATGCCTGGATGCGCAAACACCGGAAAACCTCCGGCATGGAGGCGGGACAGTCTATTCTCGTCTGCGATATCGGCGGCGGCACCACCGACCTGACGCTTATTGAAACGGAAGCAAGCAAAGATGCCCCGCTCACCTATCGCCGCGTCGCCGTCGGCGAACACCTGCTGCTCGGCGGCGACAATCTCGATCTGGCGCTGGCGTATCACGTCGAGAAAAAACTAGGCGGCAGCAAACTGGCGCCGGCGGTCTGGAGTATTCTGGTCCGTCGCTGCCAACAGGCCAAAGAAGCCCTGCTCGGAGCAGACGCACCGGAAAATTATACCATTCAGCTGCCCGCCCGCGGACGCAGCGTGGTCGGCGACAGCCGGCAGGTGGAGCTGGAACGCGATGAAGTGGCGCAGCTGCTGATCGACGGCTTCCTGCCCGAAGTTGCGGCGGGCGACCGCCCCGACGTTCGCCAGTCCGGCTTTCAGGAATTCGGCTTGCCCTACGCACCCGACGCCGGCATCACCCGCTACCTGACGGCCTTTCTCGCGGAACACGGCAACGTGCGCCCCGACTACATTCTGTTTAACGGCGGCTTTTTTGAATCGGCCGGACTGCGCCGCCGCCTGCTGGACGTGCTGGAAAAAGCGCTCGACTGGAAACCGCAGGTGCTGCAGGCCGACCGCCTGAATCTGGCCGTGGCCTGCGGAGCGGCCGAATACGGACGCATCCGCCGGGGTCAGGGCACACGCATCACCGGCGGCCTCGCGCGCACCTACTATCTTGGCGTCGGACAGGACCGCGGCGAACCTTCGGCCATCTGCCTGCTGCCGGCCGGACTCGAAGAGGGCGAAACCGTCCCGCTGACCGACCGCACCTTCCGGCTGTATATCCGCCAGCCGGTGGAATTTTCGCTCTTCACCTCCGGCACCCGCACCACGGACCGCCCGGGAGATCTGCTGCCGATCGATGAAGAAACGATGCGCCCGATGCCGTCGATTAAAACCGTCATCAACTCCGGAAAAAAGAAAACCGCCGATCAGGTCAACGTTCAGCTGCTCGCCAAACTTACAGCCATCGGCACCATTGAAGTCTGGCTGGAGGAACAGGGCGGCAACCGCTCGTGGCAGTTGCAGTTCGATGCCCGCGCCGCCACCCAGACCGATCGGGCAGTCGAAGAGGATACCGCCAACCGGGCCGGTGTGATGGACGAATCCATGGCCGCCTCGAGCATCGGCGTGATCCGCGCAATGCTGCATGCCGGCCAGAAGGAGGCCTCCAAAGGGCTCTTCAAAAAACTGGAAGAAAACACCGGCCTCGACCGCAGTGAATGGCCGCCGGCTCTGCTGCGGCGCTGGCTCGAAGAGACACTGCTGCTGGGCGACTGCCGCAAAGCCGCCCCGGAACTCGAAGCACGCTGGCTGAATCTGGCGGGCTATGCTCTGCGGCCGGGCTACGGCTTTGCCGCCGATGACTGGCGGGTGGCCAACGTCTGGCGCATCAAGCAGGCGGGCGTGGAACATCTGCGGAATGAAATGTGCCGTGCCGAATGGTGGATTCTCTGGCGGCGCATCGCCGGCGGTCTGACCGAGAACCAGCAGCTCGAACTGGCCAATCCGTTGATCAAACAATGGAATTCGCGGATCCGTAACCCGGGCGTAAAGAAAACCGGCAAGCCCACCGGATTTCAGTTCGGCGATCACGAGAGCGCCGAAGTCTGGCGACTGCTCGGATCGCTCGAACGCCTGCAGGTCGCCAGAAAAGAACAACTGGGTGAACTGCTGCTGATCTGGCTCGAACGAAAAGGGACCCGCATCTCCAACGGTGCGGCTGTCTGGGCACTCGGCCGCATCGGCGCCCGGGTCCCGAGCTACGGTCCGCTCAATACCGTCGTCCCGGCCGACACGGCGGAACAATGGGCGGAACGGCTGATGCAGCTCAACGGATCCACCAAGGAGTGCGCCTTTGCCCTGATGCATCTCGCGCGAAAAACCGATGACCGTTATCGCGACCTTTCCGATGACGCACGCCGAAAAGCCCTGCAGTGGATGCAGACCAACCAGGTGCCGAACCGACTGCAAAAGCTCGTCGAAACCGGCGGTCTGCTCGATTCCGAAGAACAGGACCGCGCTTTCGGCGAAGCCCTCCCCCCCGGACTGCACCTGGCAGGCTGA
- a CDS encoding AsmA family protein, with amino-acid sequence MKLKLKKTLKILACATAALLLIIILTFLFWLGPTIKLTAQTIGSKALGTEVNIDKLSINPLKGTISLSDFNIQNPDIFGQSNAVSLASLNISVDMASLFSSTILVHQVEINSPHFVYEQNLQRDNITEFIRNVQAFANIDPSAPKPEKEKKPQNKPAPIVIIESLAINDVQMKLANTRDPQLDIRAGLDSLAVSMTNGTFVLNQIYIQNPGRLKTPNLFTLDRIHVEMAPESIYSTNIHFKTIQVVSPQAYVEYNPETDTAGEFLKIAACLAEKIPTNAPASETTNPLAEADAAPDNTLPPPDITLDLLAVDNVQLHAVNISEPDLNTQLSVARFSVALEEGLVEMKNLRLSNPKTLKTPNLFSLENIAVQLEPGSHKTASPVINDVRVTSPHAFLELNAKNNTISEWLRLANGYIERIPTYQIPSLPPAPEKPQTDKPTTAKSDKTATPPLELQHLVVDNIAAHLLDTTDTNLTTHTPRIIAGVDEISAKLIDGRIEINNITVPNHPDFAASNLFHLAQIAVTLDPESLYSDQVVINEVFIDSPQVDLEQTETSGNVASLQSTFKHFTPPGTEDKTPETKPPQPATEKKTQPLPIAEQPVVLHRLAITNLNVNLKLPVTTNHTETAGMSLKSLNPMEQIGKLNPMEQIGKLNPLSSEDEEAEIDPDAPVTMVAFRDLLLQPLEGQLQINGLRIANPPNFSRRDMVKIEHFSLDLDPDSIQSDILMIRDIQLTNPRVRYERQILKDNIKAFQENIEQAVLHREEYTEDTEPGPEMADTSPTAEAEEEQGQKVIIERIAIDGCIVYAKLSALPTLPIPLPLPVLKDIGKEKGGATPAEAATQVYDTFYEEMLSAVSGATGFAGDTLKGLGSLTSDMVSGAKDGVGKITKGNSEIVEGAVEETVEKVKETRKTRRAGGRRRVFP; translated from the coding sequence ATGAAACTGAAATTAAAAAAAACTCTGAAAATTCTAGCCTGTGCAACAGCGGCACTGTTGCTCATAATTATACTCACCTTTCTTTTCTGGCTGGGTCCAACCATCAAACTGACGGCCCAAACCATCGGCTCCAAGGCTCTCGGCACGGAAGTGAACATTGATAAATTGAGCATCAACCCTCTGAAAGGCACCATCTCCCTTTCGGATTTCAACATTCAGAATCCGGATATTTTCGGACAATCCAATGCCGTCTCACTGGCCAGTCTGAATATTTCAGTCGATATGGCCTCGCTTTTTTCCAGCACAATTCTGGTTCATCAGGTAGAGATCAACAGTCCGCACTTTGTGTATGAGCAGAATCTTCAGCGCGATAATATTACGGAATTCATCCGCAATGTGCAGGCGTTTGCCAACATCGATCCCTCGGCACCAAAACCGGAAAAAGAAAAAAAGCCACAGAACAAACCGGCCCCAATCGTCATCATCGAATCACTGGCCATCAATGATGTCCAAATGAAACTAGCCAACACCCGCGATCCCCAACTTGATATCCGAGCCGGCCTTGACTCACTGGCGGTCAGCATGACCAACGGCACCTTTGTTCTGAATCAGATTTATATACAGAATCCGGGACGACTGAAAACCCCCAACCTGTTCACACTCGACCGCATCCACGTTGAAATGGCCCCCGAATCCATTTATTCCACCAACATCCACTTCAAAACAATCCAAGTCGTCAGCCCACAGGCCTACGTGGAATATAATCCCGAAACCGACACCGCCGGTGAATTCCTGAAAATCGCCGCCTGTCTTGCAGAAAAAATTCCCACAAACGCTCCCGCTTCGGAAACGACCAATCCCCTCGCCGAAGCCGATGCTGCTCCCGACAACACCCTTCCGCCGCCGGATATTACGCTGGATCTGCTGGCCGTGGACAACGTGCAGCTTCACGCGGTCAACATCAGCGAACCCGATCTGAATACACAACTGTCTGTCGCTCGGTTTTCCGTGGCATTGGAAGAAGGCCTAGTCGAAATGAAGAACCTCCGGCTTTCCAATCCGAAAACCCTGAAAACGCCCAACCTGTTTTCTCTGGAAAATATTGCCGTCCAACTCGAACCCGGCTCACACAAAACGGCCTCCCCGGTAATCAATGATGTACGGGTTACCAGCCCGCATGCCTTCCTCGAGCTGAACGCAAAAAACAATACCATCAGCGAATGGCTCCGCCTGGCCAACGGCTACATCGAACGCATTCCGACGTACCAAATTCCCTCCCTCCCTCCCGCTCCGGAAAAACCGCAAACGGACAAACCAACGACCGCCAAATCCGATAAAACAGCAACCCCGCCGCTCGAACTGCAGCACCTTGTAGTCGATAATATAGCGGCTCACCTGCTGGACACCACCGACACCAATCTCACCACCCATACACCAAGAATAATCGCCGGTGTTGATGAAATTTCGGCCAAGCTCATCGATGGCCGGATCGAAATAAACAACATTACCGTTCCGAACCATCCGGACTTTGCCGCCAGCAACCTTTTCCACCTGGCACAGATTGCCGTCACCCTCGACCCGGAATCCCTTTATTCAGACCAGGTCGTCATTAATGAGGTATTCATTGATTCTCCGCAGGTAGACCTGGAGCAGACCGAAACCAGCGGCAATGTCGCCAGCCTCCAGAGCACCTTTAAACATTTTACCCCGCCCGGAACCGAAGACAAAACACCGGAAACAAAACCGCCACAACCGGCCACTGAAAAAAAGACGCAACCGCTTCCGATTGCTGAACAGCCGGTGGTCCTTCACCGGCTCGCGATCACCAACCTGAATGTAAACCTTAAACTTCCGGTAACCACCAACCACACGGAAACCGCCGGCATGAGTCTGAAAAGCCTCAATCCCATGGAGCAGATCGGAAAACTCAACCCCATGGAGCAAATCGGGAAACTCAATCCGCTCTCGTCAGAAGACGAAGAGGCTGAAATCGATCCCGATGCACCCGTCACCATGGTAGCATTTCGTGATCTCCTGCTCCAACCGCTCGAAGGCCAACTGCAGATCAACGGTCTGCGCATCGCCAACCCTCCGAATTTTTCGCGGCGGGATATGGTCAAAATCGAGCACTTCAGTCTCGATCTCGATCCGGACAGCATCCAGAGCGACATTCTCATGATTCGCGATATTCAGCTGACCAACCCGCGCGTTCGCTACGAACGTCAGATTCTCAAAGACAACATCAAAGCCTTTCAGGAGAATATCGAACAGGCCGTGCTCCATCGGGAGGAATATACCGAAGATACAGAACCCGGCCCTGAAATGGCAGACACATCCCCGACAGCAGAAGCTGAAGAGGAACAGGGCCAGAAAGTTATTATTGAGCGCATTGCCATCGACGGCTGTATTGTATACGCCAAACTTTCAGCTCTGCCGACCCTGCCCATTCCCCTGCCCCTGCCGGTACTGAAAGATATCGGTAAAGAAAAAGGCGGAGCAACCCCGGCAGAAGCCGCAACGCAGGTCTATGACACCTTCTACGAAGAGATGCTCAGTGCCGTCAGCGGAGCAACCGGTTTTGCCGGCGATACCCTGAAAGGCCTCGGCAGTCTGACTTCGGATATGGTCAGCGGGGCAAAAGACGGCGTCGGAAAAATTACCAAAGGCAACAGCGAAATCGTCGAAGGAGCCGTAGAAGAGACGGTGGAAAAAGTTAAAGAAACGCGCAAGACGCGCCGGGCAGGCGGCCGCCGCCGCGTATTCCCCTGA
- a CDS encoding Hsp70 family protein, with translation MNSKYAIGIDLGTTNSALAYRSLETDNAPVQCLPITQLVDEATEEARTTLPSFMHIDTDGSWNVGEQARRRAAEQPGRTVAAAKSWLCHSRVDRHDAILPWGAPEDVEKCSPVEASKRYLQHLSNAWNSRFPDAPFAEQQVVLTVPASFDASARELTSQAAKDAGLPDHYILLEEPQSAVYAWLAQIGDAWRKQLSKDDTLLVCDVGGGTTDFTLVRVEDEDGELVLRRVAVGNHILVGGDNMDLLTAHIAQQAFAEKGVNVDAWQSTALWHACRQAKEDLLSADGAQTHPVTVLGRGRKVIGGNISVDLDKQQISSALLEGFFPVCGLEDRPQRARLSGFRELGLPYEHDTAITRHLAAFLGMHAEDGVSVRPTHVLFNGGVFKSDLFKNRLMELMGRWFGEAPQLLDGNEDLDHAVATGGAFYAAAKHSGGLRIRGGTARAYYLGIETAGLAIPGAPRPLNAFCVVPAGMEEGTEIQVPGEEFGLVTGEPAHFRVLSSAVRKDDKPGDLLASWTEEELQETDSLEAELPAAEGIEDGYIPVRFESRVTELGIFELWCVSTLTDHRWKLEFSVRED, from the coding sequence ATGAATTCAAAATATGCCATTGGAATCGACCTGGGCACCACCAACTCGGCGCTCGCCTATCGCAGCCTCGAAACCGACAATGCCCCGGTGCAGTGTCTGCCCATCACGCAGCTCGTCGACGAAGCCACCGAAGAAGCGCGTACCACCCTGCCCTCTTTCATGCATATCGACACCGACGGCAGCTGGAACGTCGGCGAACAGGCCCGCCGCCGCGCCGCCGAACAGCCCGGCCGTACCGTCGCCGCCGCCAAATCGTGGCTCTGCCACAGCCGCGTCGACCGCCACGATGCCATCCTGCCGTGGGGCGCCCCCGAAGACGTTGAAAAGTGCTCTCCGGTCGAAGCCTCAAAGCGCTACCTTCAGCATCTTTCCAATGCCTGGAACTCCCGCTTTCCCGATGCCCCCTTCGCCGAACAGCAGGTCGTGCTCACCGTACCTGCATCGTTCGATGCCTCCGCCCGCGAGCTGACCAGTCAGGCGGCTAAAGACGCCGGACTCCCCGATCATTACATCCTGCTCGAAGAACCCCAGTCGGCCGTCTACGCCTGGCTCGCGCAAATCGGCGATGCCTGGCGCAAGCAGCTCAGCAAAGATGACACGCTGCTCGTCTGCGATGTCGGCGGCGGTACCACCGACTTCACCCTCGTTCGCGTAGAGGACGAAGACGGTGAACTCGTCCTGCGCCGCGTTGCCGTCGGCAACCACATTCTCGTAGGCGGCGACAACATGGACCTGCTCACCGCCCACATTGCCCAGCAGGCCTTTGCTGAAAAAGGCGTTAACGTGGACGCCTGGCAGTCGACCGCCCTGTGGCATGCCTGCCGCCAGGCCAAAGAAGACCTGCTCTCGGCCGACGGTGCCCAGACGCATCCCGTCACCGTCCTTGGCCGCGGCCGCAAAGTGATCGGCGGCAATATTTCCGTCGACCTCGACAAGCAGCAGATTTCCAGCGCACTGCTCGAAGGTTTCTTTCCGGTCTGCGGACTGGAAGACCGCCCGCAGCGTGCGCGCCTCTCCGGCTTCCGTGAACTGGGGCTTCCCTACGAGCACGACACCGCCATCACCCGCCACCTCGCAGCCTTCCTCGGCATGCACGCTGAAGACGGCGTATCCGTCCGCCCGACGCACGTACTCTTCAACGGCGGCGTCTTTAAATCGGACCTCTTCAAAAACCGTCTGATGGAACTGATGGGCCGCTGGTTCGGCGAAGCGCCGCAGCTGCTCGACGGCAACGAAGACCTCGACCACGCCGTCGCAACCGGCGGTGCATTTTATGCCGCCGCCAAACATAGCGGCGGCCTGCGCATCCGCGGCGGCACCGCCCGTGCCTACTATCTCGGAATCGAAACCGCCGGCCTTGCCATCCCCGGCGCACCGCGCCCGCTCAACGCCTTCTGCGTCGTACCCGCCGGCATGGAGGAAGGCACTGAAATTCAGGTGCCCGGAGAAGAGTTCGGCCTCGTCACCGGCGAGCCGGCCCACTTCCGCGTGCTCAGTTCGGCTGTACGCAAGGACGACAAACCCGGCGATCTGCTCGCCTCGTGGACCGAAGAAGAACTGCAGGAAACCGACTCACTCGAAGCGGAACTTCCGGCGGCCGAAGGCATTGAAGACGGCTATATTCCCGTCCGCTTCGAATCGCGCGTCACCGAGCTCGGCATCTTCGAGCTCTGGTGCGTCAGCACCCTCACCGACCACCGTTGGAAACTCGAATTCAGCGTCCGTGAAGATTAA
- a CDS encoding cofactor-independent phosphoglycerate mutase, which produces MKYVFLCGDGMGDYPVEALGNKTPLQAANCPTIRKFAALGETRMVQTVPDGLPPGSDVANMALLGYDASLNYTGRAPIEAAGADLPMNPTDVAFRCNLVTVTEDGIMDDYSAGHITTEEAHALVHSLQEALGTDGLTFHPGVQYRHILVWNHGPAECHCEPPHEFTDKPVAENLPAGNREDEIRDLMEKSKAVFADHPVNQKRIAEGKKPATQIWLWGQGNAMQLETYKALYGLGGGVISAVDLLKGIAKLAGLEAPDVEGATGFLDTNYQGKIDAAFEILEREDFVYVHIEAPDECGHMGDAEKKTFAIEEFDAKVCAPVFQWLESRGEDYTLVLCTDHRTPVALKGHTSEPVPMTVVKGPVGNIEKQAPFDEEVNGGNAQGMACLWIQDILKNASSD; this is translated from the coding sequence ATGAAGTATGTGTTTTTATGTGGCGACGGGATGGGTGACTATCCGGTTGAGGCGCTGGGTAATAAAACCCCGTTGCAGGCGGCAAACTGTCCGACGATTCGGAAATTTGCGGCTTTGGGCGAAACGCGTATGGTTCAAACGGTTCCGGACGGTCTGCCGCCTGGAAGCGATGTCGCCAACATGGCCTTGCTTGGATATGATGCGTCCCTGAATTATACGGGGCGTGCGCCGATCGAGGCTGCCGGTGCGGATCTTCCCATGAACCCGACGGATGTGGCATTTCGCTGCAACCTGGTCACAGTGACCGAAGACGGGATCATGGATGATTATTCCGCCGGACACATTACGACAGAGGAGGCGCATGCTCTCGTGCATTCGCTTCAGGAAGCACTCGGAACGGACGGACTGACCTTTCATCCGGGTGTGCAGTACCGCCATATTCTCGTTTGGAATCATGGCCCTGCGGAGTGCCATTGCGAGCCTCCGCATGAATTCACCGATAAGCCGGTTGCTGAAAATCTGCCGGCGGGAAATCGGGAGGATGAGATCCGCGATTTAATGGAAAAATCGAAAGCAGTGTTTGCGGATCATCCGGTAAATCAGAAGCGTATTGCGGAAGGCAAAAAGCCCGCAACGCAGATCTGGCTGTGGGGGCAGGGAAATGCCATGCAGCTGGAAACGTACAAGGCCCTTTACGGTCTCGGCGGCGGTGTAATCTCCGCCGTTGACCTGTTGAAGGGCATTGCAAAACTGGCCGGTTTGGAAGCACCCGATGTTGAAGGTGCGACCGGCTTCCTGGATACCAACTATCAGGGCAAAATCGACGCGGCGTTTGAGATTCTTGAGCGGGAGGACTTTGTCTACGTTCATATCGAGGCGCCCGACGAGTGCGGTCATATGGGTGACGCAGAAAAGAAAACCTTCGCCATCGAAGAGTTCGACGCAAAAGTATGTGCGCCGGTTTTCCAATGGTTGGAAAGCCGCGGCGAAGACTACACCCTGGTGCTGTGCACCGATCACCGCACACCGGTGGCCCTCAAAGGGCATACCTCCGAGCCCGTTCCCATGACGGTCGTGAAAGGACCGGTGGGGAACATTGAAAAGCAGGCCCCGTTTGACGAAGAGGTCAACGGAGGAAATGCACAGGGCATGGCCTGCCTTTGGATACAGGATATATTGAAAAATGCATCATCCGACTGA